A genomic region of Helicoverpa zea isolate HzStark_Cry1AcR chromosome 8, ilHelZeax1.1, whole genome shotgun sequence contains the following coding sequences:
- the LOC124632724 gene encoding RNA polymerase II subunit A C-terminal domain phosphatase SSU72, producing the protein MCDIYIAVVCSSNMNRSMEAHAFLAKKGFKVKSYGTGEKVKLPGASADRPNCYEFGVPYDDIYNDLMEKDKVYYTQNGILHMLDRNRRIKPCPEKFQISTERFDVIITCEERVYDQVIEWFGSKRSVYNQPVHVVNMDIQDNHEEATIGAFLISDMVTKMAQSDDLDNDIDELLHEFEGKCHRPILNCIMFY; encoded by the coding sequence ATGTGCGATATTTACATCGCGGTTGTATGTTCCTCGAACATGAACCGTAGTATGGAAGCTCATGCATTTCTTGCGAAGAAAGGCTTTAAAGTTAAGTCTTATGGCACAGGAGAAAAGGTTAAGTTACCAGGTGCATCTGCTGATCGACCGAATTGTTATGAATTTGGAGTCCCATATGACGATATATATAACGATTTAATGGAAAAGGATAAAGTTTACTACACACAAAATGGTATTCTGCACATGTTAGATAGGAACAGAAGAATTAAACCCTGTCCAGAGAAGTTCCAGATATCAACTGAGCGGTTTGATGTTATAATAACTTGTGAGGAAAGAGTATACGATCAAGTCATAGAATGGTTTGGTTCAAAAAGATCAGTTTATAATCAACCAGTCCATGTTGTGAATATGGATATTCAAGATAACCATGAAGAAGCTACCATTGGTGCATTTTTAATAAGTGACATGGTCACAAAGATGGCTCAAAGTGACGATTTAGATAATGATATTGATGAACTTTTGCATGAGTTTGAAGGAAAATGTCACCGGCCAATTCTTAattgtataatgttttattaa
- the LOC124632378 gene encoding 39S ribosomal protein L22, mitochondrial, protein MHKLFKNLCLSSSKANLTRNIHNSSSVLAWSKSDVPRRFLEYNKKIYPPQSSDEEPRPAFVCHQKTNIKYSPEKLWYIASFVRGMTVDEAVKQLSFVNKKGAIFVKEAILEAQDLAVKEHNVEFRSNLWIAESFSGQGMVIKGIRRHARGRMGEVRYQFSHYFVRLEEGKPPADYYKRSPLTPQQQLANWLEQMRKRKIINSY, encoded by the exons ATgcataaattatttaagaatCTATGTCTCAGTAGCTCGAAAGCAAATCTGACTAGGAATATACACAACAGCTCGTCAGTCCTGGCATGGTCAAAATCAGATGTACCGCGAAGATTTCTCGAGTATAACAAGAAAATCTATCCTCCACAATCATCTGATGAAGAGCCAAGGCCAGCG tttgtatgTCATCAGAAGACCAATATAAAGTATAGTCCTGAGAAGCTGTGGTATATTGCTAGTTTTGTCAGAGGAATGACAGTAGATGAGGCTGTAAAACAACTCAGCTTTGTTAATAAAAAAGGAGCAATATTTGTCAAGGAAGCCATACTTGAAGCTCAAGATTTAGCTGTAAAAGAGCATAATGTAGAATTTAGGAGCAATTTGTGGATTG CTGAATCATTTTCTGGTCAAGGAATGGTGATTAAAGGAATAAGAAGACATGCAAGGGGACGTATGGGAGAAGTGAGATACCAATTCAGTCATTATTTTGTAAGATTGGAGGAAGGAAAGCCACCTGCAGACTATTACAAACGGAGTCCACTAACTCCTCAACAACAACTTGCTAATTGGCTGGAACAAATGAGGAAGAGAAAGATTATAAATTCATATtaa
- the LOC124632377 gene encoding UDP-N-acetylglucosamine transporter, translating to MKSTDSIGEPSVNTDLVGEVVEPDIAQELAVVDTQLNIEEDMDGDSKKAQSYAHNRRVNNYGYIKYVSLVILTLQNAALGLSMRYARTRDVEMFSSAAAVLMAEVFKLIICVCLVMQESGGVEKGAHSMYSVVILNVRDTLRVCVPSFLYIVQNNLLYVSASNLDAATYQVTYQLKILTTAFFAVLVLKRQLKKWQWFALAILAAGVALVQLSSTEKTNVAKPHLPEQSKILGFSAALAACFISGFAGIYFEKVLKESDISVWMRNVQLSLLSLPFGTITYLVNEGTQNNLLKGFDGFVWYLVILQAAGGLIVAVVVKYADNILKGFATSVAIIISCIASIYIFDFNLTVQFAVGTLFVIVSIFLYGYVPKKPEPRTSLNV from the exons ATGAAGTCTACTGACTCGATTGGAGAACCTTCAGTAAACACAGATCTTGTTGGAGAAGTTGTTGAGCCGGACATCGCACAAGAGCTGGCAGTTGTTGACACACAACTAAATATTGAAGAAGATATGGACGGTGACTCAAAAAAAGCACAATCCTATGCACACAACAGAAGAGTGAATAATTatg gctatataaaatatgtaagctTGGTGATATTGACATTGCAAAATGCAGCATTAGGTCTAAGTATGCGATATGCTCGCACAAGAGATGTGGAAATGTTCTCATCTGCAGCAG CCGTTTTAATGGCagaagtatttaaattaatcatatGTGTGTGCCTTGTTATGCAAGAGTCTGGTGGTGTTGAAAAGGGTGCACACTCAATGTACAGTGTAGTAATATTAAATGTCAGAGACACATTACGAGTCTGTGTGCcatcatttttatatattgtacaaaataatttgCTTTATGTATCAGCATCTAACTTAGATGCAGCCACTTACCAG GTCACATATCAACTAAAGATACTGACAACAGCATTTTTTGCTGTTCTTGTATTGAAAAGACAGCTCAAGAAGTGGCAGTGGTTTGCATTAGCAATTTTAGCAGCTGGAGTAGCTCTTGTACAGCTGTCCTCTACTGAAAAAACAAATGTTGCTAAACCACATTTACCAGAGCAGTCCAAAATATTAGGATTTAGTGCAGCATTGGCAGCTTGCTTTATATCTGGTTTTGCaggaatatactttgaaaaaGTACTTAAAGAATCTGACATTTCT GTGTGGATGAGAAATGTACAGTTGAGTTTACTGTCTTTACCATTTGGAACCATTACTTATCTTGTAAATGAAGGAACTCAAAATAATTTGCTTAAAGGCTTTGATGGTTTTGTTTGGTATCTAGTCATATTACAAGCAGCAGGAGGCCTTATAGTTGCTGTAGTTGTCAAATATGCAGATAATATACTAAAAGGTTTTGCAACATCTGTTGCAATCATCATTTCCTGCATAGCATCAatttacatatttgatttcaaccTCACTGTACAGTTTGCTGTTGGCACACTGTTTGTTATCGTCTCAATTTTCCTATATGGTTATGTACCCAAGAAACCTGAGCCAAGGACGTCTCTAAATGTATGA